CCAGGCGGCGGGCGGTCGCGTCGATCCACTCCGGCGCGCCCTCGATCTCGGCCAGGTCGCCGATGGGGGTCTCGTCCACCACCACGAGTCCGCGGCCGTCGCTCCACTCGGTGCGGAACTTCTCGTAGCGGAAGCTGGGCTGGAAACCGGAGGCGCGCAGGATGGCGTCCATGCGGACGCCGTCCTCCACCGCGGTCTCGGTCTCCACCCGCGATTTGTGGCGGCCGGCCTTGCCCCGGCCCTTGTGGGTGAGGGTCCAGGCGGCGCCGTACTGGCGCAGGCGCAGCAATTCGCCGCGGCGGCGTAGGGGCTG
This sequence is a window from Terriglobales bacterium. Protein-coding genes within it:
- a CDS encoding class IV adenylate cyclase, whose translation is MPKKKEVEIKFVVADLRALARKLLDAGFRLTTHRTHESNVLYDLPGQPLRRRGELLRLRQYGAAWTLTHKGRGKAGRHKSRVETETAVEDGVRMDAILRASGFQPSFRYEKFRTEWSDGRGLVVVDETPIGDLAEIEGAPEWIDATARRLGVAPSQYITDSYAGLFFAWKRRTRSPATEMTFQAVGKSGPRKK